A section of the Nitrospirota bacterium genome encodes:
- a CDS encoding DUF928 domain-containing protein: MRTSAIISNVLAIVLSSIASSASGGAWPFADSLLTAQAATTDEPPLPIYTPPSETMPRARVGGSLRGTDGKDPEIVALVPDHVGLTVKQSPSLNWFLSKPTTLPIRFTLIDARSVKPLYEGPIPTPGQAGVQSLNLKDLGLVLEPDVQYRWYISVIRNSNSPSQDIVAGGIIERCEFSACLVETAVDLTCDRQSVLRNAVRGFWYDAMSCLCEMIDASPSDQILRRQRAALLKQIGLHEVADWDLRSAQAPIR; encoded by the coding sequence ATGAGAACATCCGCTATCATAAGCAATGTGCTGGCCATCGTCCTCAGTTCGATCGCGTCAAGTGCAAGCGGAGGTGCCTGGCCTTTCGCCGACTCACTCCTCACCGCTCAAGCCGCCACAACCGATGAACCGCCGTTGCCGATCTATACCCCTCCGAGCGAGACCATGCCTCGAGCGCGAGTCGGCGGGAGCTTGCGAGGGACGGACGGGAAGGATCCTGAGATCGTGGCCCTCGTGCCCGACCATGTCGGCTTGACGGTGAAACAATCCCCTTCCTTAAACTGGTTCCTTTCGAAGCCGACAACCCTGCCCATACGATTCACGCTCATCGACGCCAGATCGGTCAAACCATTGTATGAAGGCCCGATTCCCACACCGGGTCAGGCGGGGGTCCAATCACTGAATCTCAAGGATCTCGGATTGGTGCTCGAACCGGACGTGCAATATCGCTGGTATATCTCCGTCATTCGCAATTCGAACTCCCCGTCGCAGGATATCGTCGCCGGCGGGATCATCGAGCGCTGTGAATTCAGCGCCTGCCTGGTGGAAACGGCCGTCGACCTCACCTGTGACCGGCAAAGCGTCCTGCGGAATGCCGTGCGAGGCTTCTGGTACGACGCCATGTCCTGCCTCTGTGAGATGATCGACGCAAGTCCCTCAGACCAGATCCTCCGGAGGCAACGTGCCGCGCTACTCAAACAGATCGGTCTCCATGAGGTGGCAGACTGGGATCTTCGTTCAGCTCAAGCCCCCATCCGCTAG
- a CDS encoding ShlB/FhaC/HecB family hemolysin secretion/activation protein — protein MLTLLVAASSYAQQALPPIFDPTGRSGEPPAPLKKEFTPPPSGPQPALPIVPSPPARDGKSPLGQIRVFVSYIHVIGNTVFTDEELAEVTAPYKNRVLTTEDLERLRLALTLLYVNRGYITSGAIIPDQDVTFGVITVQLIEGTLSRIDIEGHDWFRAGYLRDRVERGAQTPLRLEPLQERLQLLQQDPRIEQINAELRPGDKRGDSLLHVKVKEASPWKAWLDFNNYQTPVVGAERGLATIAHQNVTGNGDVFSFTYGKSRGVNPIIDTSYALPLNRYDTTFIASYRRNDFLVVDNAFRFLDLNAEAEIIGLTIRQPIYRTVSDEFAIAITGEHLYNKITSIFDDIPDQPLLFIPGSSNTGVNTVSALRFTQEYTHRTSTSVIAARSRFSLGIDVLGATINGGPTPDGQFFSWLGQVQAVRRLDDWWGMQLLGQMSLQLANDRLFPLEQVPVGGRFSVRGYRENTLIRDNAFLASVESRFPLMHYGTGEPLLQFAQFVDLGRAWNAKGTTPDPQTLASVGLGLRWNILPRDRARFELYWGVPLNHVPHPPGNLQDHGIHLQFVVQVL, from the coding sequence ATGCTAACGCTGCTGGTAGCAGCTTCATCGTATGCGCAACAGGCGCTCCCTCCGATCTTCGATCCGACTGGCCGATCAGGCGAGCCGCCTGCGCCGCTGAAGAAAGAGTTTACACCACCCCCCTCCGGCCCCCAGCCGGCCCTCCCGATCGTGCCAAGCCCTCCAGCGCGAGATGGAAAAAGTCCGCTGGGCCAGATCAGGGTCTTTGTCAGCTATATTCATGTGATCGGCAATACGGTCTTCACCGATGAGGAGCTGGCCGAAGTCACCGCTCCCTACAAGAACCGGGTGCTGACGACAGAGGATCTCGAACGCCTCCGTCTCGCATTGACCCTCCTCTATGTGAATCGAGGCTACATCACCTCCGGCGCAATCATCCCCGATCAAGATGTCACGTTCGGCGTGATCACCGTCCAGCTCATCGAAGGCACCTTGTCCCGGATCGACATCGAAGGCCACGATTGGTTCCGCGCCGGGTATCTCCGCGACCGCGTCGAGCGAGGCGCACAGACGCCGCTCCGGCTTGAGCCATTACAAGAACGGTTGCAGTTGCTGCAGCAGGATCCCCGCATCGAACAGATCAATGCCGAACTCCGTCCAGGCGATAAACGCGGCGACAGCCTCTTGCACGTGAAAGTGAAAGAGGCCAGTCCCTGGAAGGCCTGGCTGGACTTCAATAACTACCAAACTCCCGTGGTCGGCGCTGAGCGCGGCCTTGCGACGATTGCCCACCAGAACGTCACCGGCAACGGCGATGTCTTCAGCTTCACCTACGGCAAGTCGCGAGGGGTGAATCCTATCATCGATACCTCCTATGCGCTCCCGTTGAACCGATACGACACCACCTTCATCGCCTCCTACCGGCGAAACGATTTCCTCGTCGTGGACAATGCCTTTCGCTTTCTCGACTTGAATGCGGAAGCGGAAATCATCGGCCTGACCATCCGTCAACCGATCTATCGGACCGTCTCCGACGAATTCGCGATCGCAATCACCGGCGAACACCTCTACAACAAGATCACCTCGATCTTCGACGATATCCCAGATCAGCCGCTGCTCTTCATCCCCGGCTCCTCGAACACAGGGGTGAACACGGTGAGTGCGCTTCGCTTCACGCAGGAATATACGCATCGCACGTCGACCTCGGTGATTGCCGCCCGCTCTCGTTTCAGCCTGGGCATCGACGTCCTCGGCGCCACGATCAACGGTGGCCCCACACCCGACGGCCAATTCTTCTCATGGTTGGGACAGGTCCAGGCGGTCCGGCGATTGGACGATTGGTGGGGCATGCAGCTCCTGGGACAGATGAGCCTCCAACTCGCGAACGATCGGCTCTTTCCGCTTGAGCAGGTTCCTGTCGGGGGGCGATTCAGCGTGCGCGGGTATCGTGAGAACACCCTGATCCGCGACAACGCCTTTCTTGCCTCGGTCGAATCGCGATTTCCCCTGATGCATTACGGCACAGGAGAACCGCTCTTGCAGTTCGCGCAATTCGTGGATCTCGGACGGGCCTGGAATGCCAAAGGCACGACGCCGGATCCTCAAACATTGGCGAGCGTGGGGCTCGGCCTGCGGTGGAACATCCTGCCGCGCGATCGCGCGCGCTTTGAACTCTACTGGGGTGTGCCGCTGAATCATGTTCCTCACCCGCCGGGGAACTTGCAAGACCACGGCATTCATCTGCAATTCGTCGTGCAGGTTCTGTAA
- a CDS encoding ABC transporter substrate-binding protein produces MKISAERNLNTWRFSATWAVARLVLLLSLSALFISESIAADIAILQSSDIAAYREAVTALKATGPIGAIYTEYDVQGDLELGKKLARKLRASNASLVVAVGLKAAVAAKLEIPDIPIVYMMILNPLGHQLTAANMTGTLLEIPADRQLKIIRTFLPTLRKLGTLYNPAKSSLQVKEAMRQATLLDFQLKGFPVESEKDVPQQLRTLLGDIDALWLMPDSTVLTNESVRFILESSLANQTPVIGFSPEFTRLGALLSLSVNYGDVGRETSLLVKRILNGERLLPLHPVPIERVKITVNLKTARFLGITFSKELTSLIDETY; encoded by the coding sequence ATGAAAATATCCGCTGAAAGAAATCTCAACACATGGCGCTTCTCAGCCACCTGGGCAGTAGCGAGACTCGTCTTATTACTCAGCCTCTCTGCCCTGTTCATATCCGAATCCATCGCCGCAGACATCGCCATTCTGCAGTCATCCGACATCGCCGCCTACCGAGAAGCCGTGACCGCCTTGAAGGCCACGGGCCCGATTGGTGCGATCTATACCGAATACGATGTGCAGGGCGACCTGGAGCTTGGGAAAAAACTTGCGCGCAAACTGCGGGCCTCCAACGCCTCACTAGTCGTCGCCGTGGGACTCAAGGCCGCAGTAGCGGCCAAGCTGGAAATTCCGGATATCCCGATTGTCTATATGATGATCCTCAACCCGTTAGGGCATCAACTCACCGCCGCAAACATGACTGGCACACTCCTCGAGATTCCCGCCGATCGCCAGCTGAAGATCATACGAACTTTTCTGCCGACCCTTCGCAAGCTGGGGACGCTGTACAATCCCGCCAAATCCTCCTTACAGGTGAAGGAGGCCATGAGGCAAGCCACCCTCTTAGACTTTCAGTTGAAGGGGTTTCCCGTGGAGAGTGAAAAGGACGTCCCCCAGCAATTGCGTACCTTGCTTGGGGATATCGATGCCCTCTGGCTCATGCCGGATTCCACGGTGCTCACGAACGAGTCCGTCCGATTCATCCTTGAATCCTCGCTCGCGAATCAGACGCCCGTCATCGGATTCTCGCCGGAGTTCACACGTCTGGGAGCACTACTTAGCCTATCCGTCAACTATGGGGATGTCGGCCGGGAGACGAGCCTGCTCGTGAAGCGCATTCTCAACGGAGAACGGTTGCTGCCGCTGCACCCCGTGCCGATCGAACGAGTCAAGATCACCGTCAATCTCAAGACCGCACGATTCCTGGGCATCACGTTTTCGAAGGAGCTGACGAGTCTCATCGATGAAACGTATTAA
- a CDS encoding CHAT domain-containing protein has protein sequence MPGPAHRSLSPTRLRVCLLLCLALLIPTITTPASAPISPADEAMTQGTQAFQRGAYEDALRQWKEAARQYERQGQAHQQSQAFVAASRAAESLGQTRQALQLLELASTLAQKEPDISWRATVLAQLGHSYLTARQLDAASTHLIQAHALTRDLSAPALKASLLNDLGILHALQHRPEEALAAFTETTKLAKQAGLPLVSLHARLNAARTQLQLEQPTNSRLQIDQALEQVDALPPSRDKAIAFMNIGLLYRRLLPSLPEIRTPLLLRAAGALQEAASLAEQLGDARILSFALGHLGHLYELEQRLDEALSFTRRAIFSAQSVDAPESLYRWQWQLGRQLATTGQLDEAIAAYRQATDTLHPIRQAVAGAAADASWSDENPIRPLFFELADLLLQRASLTEAQPAATEDLLAARDAIEAHKAAELRDYFKDECVDALQAKLTKFDRLAANTAVIYPILFPTRLELLVSLPTGLTRFAVPVGADMLTKEIRLFRRTVEKRTTREYLAHAQQLYDWLIRPLEPALAQQHIATLVFVPDSALRTIPMAALHDGTTFLINKFAVAMTPGLNLTDPRPIDRERVKLLSSGLTASVQGFPALPYVAGEMSTIHDLYRGDQLLNRDFLTSRLEHELRDGQYGILHIATHGQFSTDANQSFLLTFDGKLTINQLDRLIGLFRFRREPFELLTLSACQTGIGDDRAALGLAGVAIKAGARSALATLWFINDEASSELVTEFYKQLRNPTLSKAQALQLAQQRLLADRVYEHPAYWSAFLLLNNWL, from the coding sequence ATGCCAGGCCCTGCGCACCGGTCCCTCTCCCCGACAAGGCTCCGCGTCTGTCTGTTGCTCTGCCTGGCTCTCCTGATCCCTACGATCACGACTCCGGCCTCCGCGCCGATCTCGCCTGCCGATGAGGCCATGACACAAGGCACGCAGGCCTTTCAGCGTGGCGCCTATGAAGACGCGCTACGCCAATGGAAAGAGGCTGCGCGGCAGTACGAACGTCAGGGCCAGGCCCATCAACAGAGCCAGGCCTTCGTGGCAGCATCTCGGGCGGCAGAATCCCTCGGCCAGACCAGGCAAGCCCTCCAACTCCTCGAACTCGCCTCGACCCTTGCGCAGAAGGAACCGGATATCTCCTGGCGCGCGACGGTGTTGGCGCAATTGGGACATAGTTATTTGACCGCACGGCAGCTGGATGCCGCCTCGACACATTTGATCCAGGCCCATGCCCTCACCAGAGACCTGTCAGCGCCGGCGCTAAAGGCGTCTCTCCTGAACGATCTCGGCATCCTCCATGCCCTTCAGCATCGTCCTGAGGAGGCCCTCGCCGCCTTTACGGAGACTACCAAGCTGGCCAAGCAGGCAGGGCTGCCCCTCGTCTCACTGCATGCCAGGCTGAATGCGGCACGCACACAACTCCAGCTCGAACAACCAACGAACAGCCGTCTGCAGATCGATCAAGCCCTTGAACAGGTCGATGCCTTGCCGCCTTCCCGCGACAAGGCCATCGCGTTCATGAATATCGGTCTTCTGTATCGTCGCCTGCTCCCTTCCCTCCCAGAGATCCGCACCCCGCTCCTCCTCCGGGCGGCAGGGGCGCTGCAGGAAGCGGCAAGTTTGGCCGAACAGCTGGGCGATGCGCGGATCCTGTCGTTTGCCCTCGGGCACCTCGGCCATCTGTATGAGTTGGAACAGCGGTTGGACGAAGCCCTCTCATTCACGAGGCGCGCAATCTTTTCCGCCCAATCGGTCGATGCACCGGAGTCGTTGTATCGCTGGCAATGGCAACTGGGGCGGCAGCTGGCTACCACGGGACAACTCGACGAGGCGATCGCCGCCTATCGGCAGGCCACCGACACCTTGCACCCGATTCGCCAAGCCGTCGCCGGAGCTGCGGCAGATGCCTCCTGGTCGGATGAAAATCCGATACGGCCATTGTTTTTTGAGCTGGCAGATCTGCTGCTCCAGCGGGCCTCGCTGACCGAAGCCCAGCCTGCTGCTACAGAGGATCTCTTAGCGGCCCGCGATGCGATCGAGGCCCACAAGGCCGCCGAGTTGCGAGACTACTTCAAGGACGAATGCGTCGATGCGCTGCAGGCCAAACTCACAAAGTTCGACCGCCTGGCGGCGAACACGGCCGTCATCTATCCCATTCTGTTCCCGACCAGACTGGAACTGCTGGTGAGCCTGCCCACAGGCCTCACCAGATTTGCCGTGCCGGTCGGGGCGGACATGCTCACGAAAGAGATCCGCCTCTTCCGCCGCACCGTCGAAAAACGCACGACGCGGGAATATCTTGCGCATGCCCAACAGCTCTACGACTGGCTGATTCGCCCGCTTGAGCCGGCATTGGCCCAACAACACATCGCCACCCTGGTCTTTGTCCCGGATAGCGCGCTCCGGACAATTCCCATGGCCGCCCTGCACGACGGCACCACATTTCTCATCAACAAATTTGCGGTGGCCATGACGCCGGGACTCAACCTGACCGACCCCCGCCCGATCGATCGCGAGCGGGTGAAGCTGCTTTCGAGCGGTCTCACGGCGTCGGTGCAGGGATTTCCTGCCTTGCCCTACGTCGCGGGAGAAATGAGCACGATTCATGACCTCTACCGTGGCGACCAATTACTCAATCGTGACTTCCTCACCAGCAGACTGGAACACGAATTGCGAGATGGGCAGTATGGGATTCTTCATATCGCCACCCATGGACAGTTCTCCACCGATGCGAATCAGTCCTTCCTGCTCACCTTCGATGGGAAACTGACCATAAACCAACTGGATCGGCTCATCGGTCTATTCAGGTTTCGTCGAGAGCCGTTCGAACTGTTGACCCTCAGCGCCTGTCAAACGGGGATAGGAGACGATCGTGCGGCCTTGGGTCTCGCAGGTGTCGCGATCAAGGCCGGCGCCCGCAGCGCGTTGGCGACGCTGTGGTTCATCAACGATGAGGCTTCGTCCGAGCTGGTCACTGAGTTTTACAAGCAATTGCGCAACCCCACCCTGTCAAAGGCACAAGCATTGCAACTCGCACAGCAAAGGCTCTTGGCAGATCGGGTCTATGAGCACCCGGCCTACTGGTCGGCGTTCCTCTTGCTCAATAACTGGCTGTGA
- a CDS encoding PAS domain S-box protein, producing the protein MVTGASHHSVLVVEDNQDLVIGLRDLLLHDGYDVTVAGTVAGAIELVRTHRFNAILLDLGLPDGDGIEVLKETQRLDPSLPVVIVTAHISPDRTVGSLTEGAFAYLTKPYHREELRQTLQRAIGVKELRVQAELAAHLLHESESRFRSLVESATDAIVVADSCGHILSWNRSAAALFGYSSNDAIGKPLTLLMPERYRSAHEQGLARMESTGTSRVIGSVVELHGLRKNGAEFPIELSLATWNTTAGKFYSGIIRDISSRKTTEDALRRSDQILREVANNTTAVIYVKYSDGRYLMVNRRFEKIFNLTTEQIVGHTDHEIFPSHIADKFRTNDLVVLEQRRTVEYEEEAPHSDGAHTYLSIKFPLCDHNGTVYAVCGISTDITERKQIETALRTREEQLRLALISTEVGGWSWDCHTGRIYWSKQVDDMLGISEVLRPHSQEEWFALMYQDDRQTAAHAMRRAMEQPGIEALFEHRIMRKDGSLRWFVWTGQIIRDRKGNAVHMLGMVRTRMPEQDHENIR; encoded by the coding sequence ATGGTCACTGGAGCAAGTCACCATTCCGTGCTCGTCGTGGAAGATAACCAGGATCTCGTGATCGGGCTGCGGGATCTCTTGCTCCACGATGGCTACGACGTCACCGTCGCCGGCACCGTCGCCGGTGCCATTGAACTCGTTCGCACCCATCGTTTCAATGCCATCCTCCTGGACTTAGGCCTGCCGGACGGCGATGGGATCGAGGTCCTCAAAGAAACGCAACGACTGGACCCCTCTCTCCCTGTCGTGATCGTGACCGCCCATATCTCGCCGGACCGCACCGTGGGATCCCTGACAGAGGGGGCGTTCGCCTATCTGACAAAGCCCTATCATCGAGAAGAGCTCAGACAAACATTGCAGCGTGCGATCGGAGTCAAGGAACTCCGCGTACAGGCCGAGCTGGCGGCACATCTGCTCCACGAAAGCGAATCCCGTTTCCGTTCGCTGGTCGAGTCGGCCACCGATGCGATCGTGGTCGCCGATAGTTGCGGACATATCCTCTCCTGGAATCGTTCTGCGGCGGCGCTCTTCGGCTATTCCAGCAACGACGCGATCGGCAAACCCCTGACCCTCCTCATGCCGGAACGGTACCGTTCCGCTCACGAACAGGGTCTCGCTCGCATGGAATCCACGGGAACGAGCCGCGTAATCGGGTCCGTCGTGGAATTGCACGGACTGAGGAAGAATGGCGCCGAATTCCCCATCGAGCTCTCCCTGGCGACCTGGAACACGACGGCCGGAAAATTCTACAGTGGCATCATTCGGGATATTTCTTCGCGAAAGACGACCGAGGACGCACTGCGCCGGAGCGATCAAATTCTACGAGAAGTGGCGAACAACACCACCGCCGTGATCTACGTCAAATACTCGGACGGCCGGTATCTCATGGTCAATCGCCGGTTTGAGAAGATCTTCAACCTGACCACCGAGCAGATCGTCGGCCATACCGATCACGAGATCTTCCCCTCACACATTGCGGACAAGTTTCGCACCAACGATCTCGTCGTGCTGGAGCAGAGACGCACGGTCGAGTATGAAGAAGAGGCGCCACATTCGGATGGAGCGCACACCTATCTCTCCATCAAATTCCCGCTGTGCGATCACAACGGCACAGTCTACGCGGTCTGCGGTATCTCGACCGACATTACCGAGCGCAAACAGATCGAAACCGCCCTCCGCACCCGTGAAGAGCAACTCCGCCTGGCCCTGATCTCGACAGAAGTGGGCGGCTGGTCCTGGGACTGCCACACCGGACGAATCTATTGGTCGAAACAAGTCGACGACATGCTTGGCATCTCAGAGGTCTTACGACCGCATAGCCAGGAGGAGTGGTTTGCGCTGATGTACCAGGATGATCGGCAGACAGCCGCCCACGCGATGCGTCGCGCCATGGAACAGCCCGGCATAGAGGCGCTGTTTGAGCATCGAATCATGCGAAAGGACGGCAGCCTCCGGTGGTTCGTCTGGACCGGTCAAATCATTCGAGACCGTAAGGGGAACGCCGTGCATATGTTAGGGATGGTCCGTACCAGGATGCCCGAGCAGGATCATGAAAATATCCGCTGA